The window gggattgcattccctaatgAGGCATAATGCATTCGGTCGCCAACTTTTACTGAAACTTATATGACTCAATTTTACTTCAGAGATAAACTACTGCATATGCAATAAAAGCGTAAAATATCGTCGTCAAAAATTTGCTATTAACCTATACCTATACGTACAAACATTTGTTCGAATATCAAAATTTCCTTTGGTAAAACTTCACTAATACAGTGTTACTGTTTTCACTTTGTGctaattttgatgtttaaatATGATTCAGGCATTAAATAAGGAATAGTTTGGGATTATGGGTGGAGTTAAGCTTTAAGATACTAAAGGAATAGTCGAGTATTATACTACCGGTAGGTACATATGGGTAAAGAACTGTAGCTGTGTACATCATTTTGTTAAGTATGGGACTGACTTGAGTTTATAGAGTAGAAGAAAGTATATAATGTAACTTTATAAGCTACGTAAACATAAAACATGCCTAAGCAATGCATAAAGAAATACATCAATACCTTTAGCAAATGTTATCTTCCCTATCCATTTTTCATCGCTACTATAACATTCAATAGTACCtcatacttatttaattttaacccgGATCGATAGAGGTCTCGATATCGGCCTAGTCTAGGCAGAACAAAAAGACTTTACAATACACTCTAATAAAATGGACGTTCGACGGCCGGCTGCCGATTCGTTTTTTGTCAGCCCACCTTGTTAGTGACTTGAATATTTATACGTGTTATAATGAgcgtatgaaataaatatgaacattgactttcttataaaaaaggaaagaaaaacatcctttaattaaattaagtacttaGATTTATGGATCCACTATTCAACCAATTCTAAATCTTCATTTTTTTTCGAAACTAAACAGCTTGTACTTTGGTAACCAAAGACTGATAAACACTTCTAtacattatatacttacatagataaattaGCTAAttagctcagaacagatactcttgctcatcatacaaatatttgtctcgggtgggataAGAAGTCACCACATGCGACATGCTTATTGCGCCGAAGTGACCGCGTTAagcactgcgccaaacgtgcagttaaatctAAAAACTTAATTGCTGAATTTGTTATTAAGTTCTACTGTTCATACGTACTTTATTACAGaaatcacaaaacaataaaactcgttttcttaaagaaaattcGTCACCAAACAAACATGTCTTCAGTGAAAACGTATAAAagaaattgacaaaatatttccGGTCGGTTCGTTGCCCCAAACGTGAGATACTGCCGTCTGCGTACGCGCGTCTAACaaacattgtaattttaattgcaCGAAATACCGTTCATCTCAAAGAGTGCTTAATAGGTGAATGTGTTTGTATTGAATTAactgatgtttttttatttatgcggAATTCCGTTGCTTACTCGTCAAAATTGTTCGATCGTTAATGGTGATCGCGATTGATTATAGGGTTGTGTTGATATTGCTTTGTTGATGCGTGTTccgtatattttataaaaaaaatctgtgattATCAGagcaaataataaatgtagtatGGACACtatctttaaagaaaatctaaGAAAAATCTAATTGGGACGTTCCCAACTGCGCAATTAACGCTTTTGTGTCTTAATAGTATTACGATGCATTCCACATTGCCGAAAAAATCTATTGTCTTTACTTTGTTCCTAACACTGACTAACTTTAAATTAGGTTAAGAAGATGAAGATTCCCCTTTAAGGACACTTAAAAAAGCAATATCCCGCTTTGCCTGAAAAATATTCTGACTGCGCCGATCAGGGGCCGTACAAAGACACCTTAAAGTAAAGTCTTCTATCAAGTTTGAGAAAGAAACGCCTTACAATCCCTGGGCTCACTGATCCACCGTTTTAACCAAAATATTCTTCATTTGTTTCAGAACAAAGGTTACAAAGTAAAAAGCAACAAGTACAGAAATGGCAGAGGTATACGGAGCCGGGGGATGAACTGGAGCCCACAGCGTCGTCTCCCATGAAGAGGTCTTCGAGGAACCTCTCCGATGACCTGGAGAACGGAGACGATGACGACTGTCCATTACCAGAGGCTGTACTTACTACCAATCTAGGACTTGATATTGTAGTTGTGGCAACTAAGGTGAGACgtgacattatattatttttctttagtattTAATGGCTTCTACTTTTCCCATAGTAGGTGTCAACTATTAGGCGTCGAAGCTAAAGATGTGAGGGAATAGAATCCAAACATACTATAGCATGATTCTGTACATACGGTACTGTCGtgtatcgatagctagccgattgtcgacaGTCGATAGTAACAGAGAATCCCGTTACTGTTATCTTTGCTCCCAAACCCTTTTCGAGCCACAGGGTTGTACTTATGCCGTTACCAAAATCAAAGTTTCTATAATCCGATGCTAAGACGGATTATAGGAAACTAATATACATGGGTCTAAAGTTTGCATATGTAACACGCTAGTGGCTTTTGTATAACTTGCTATCTAGTATCCGGATAGAAGCAACCAAATGACTTCCGCTGACCACCATATAAAGCAACTAAGGTGGCAAATAAGCACCATTACGATAACGGTACATTACCGTATAATCAAGATCCTTTTTCAGTGTagtttttctgttttttctttACTAATTCGTAATTTTcctatcgaaaatatttttttttgtcttcgTTCTAATCATCAACTTCATCAATCTCGTccaatcagtttaaaaaaaacaacagaggcgcccatagccagtcgcgctcaccggtcggtaaacgatctgtgggttaagcaacccttggcgcgatcactccatagatgggtgaccgcatagtggtatttaaactgggcgtccgtgcttcggaaggcacattaaaagtcggtcccggttgttatctactgcGATAACaataagccatgttaaaggccttcggcttgaacaactttgacactaggttgaccactaaccatacgataagaagaagtttAAAAAAACGTCCCTGGTCTTGCAGACTGACTACATGAGTACTCTGGAGAAAGAGCACGACTACCGCGACGAGCACTTCGACTTCATGCAGCAGTGGGTCCGGCGGTTCTGCCTGCAATACGGCGCGGCGCTGTTCTACACCAGCGCCAAGGAGGACAAGAACTGCGACCTGCTGTACAAGTATCTCACGCACAGGATATATGGACTGCCGTTCAGGACGCCCGCGCTTATTGTTGAGAAGGATGCTGTTTTGATGTgagtatattgttattattaatagatACTGCCCACGGCTTTGTTCGCGTTAATACCTTTCCCGGGATAAATATCTTTCTTCTgtttatccaggttataaactagcTGTGTAAGTGTGTACCGAATTTCATTCAAATACGTTTAGCAGACGTCGCGTGAAAAATACACACATATGTACAAGCATCCATGCTTCCGTCCAAACGAATTTCCGCATTTTTTGTAGGATTTTCTGTATAGAGATGCTAATTgttaatatgtttgtttcagTCCCGCTGGTTGGGATAGCATGAAGAAAATTAGTATATTGTATGAGAATATGCAGTCGTGTAAACCAGACGATTACTACAGGGATGTTATTGTACAACCCGTTATACGGAAAGTGAGTAAAAGCATCTTtactaataattacatttaagttCGTATATTGGCTCGTTCTTATTAGCACTGAAATAATTTGCCTACAAAAAGTGTTCAGCGACCCATGACCTTATAGGTAAAACAacgataaattataaaaaatggatAAGttctaaaagtaatattatgttaagatACAGGAATGCTGTAATCCGctctaaaaactaaataaaatgttttattgtttatccAGAGTGGCGCCAATCGCGAAGCGGAGGTGCAGGCAGAAGACGAGCAAGCGTTCCTGCAGCGACAGCTCGCCGCGCTGCAGGCCGGAGCACCAGCGCCCCGCGCTGACTCGCCGCTCAGAGCCACGCAGAGAGCCACTGCacaggtacatacataaatacattaactaAGTAGAGTTGAAATGGTGTGCTGTTAGTGTCTGCTACATTATTAATACATGGTTGTTTAAATGTTGGATTTGAATGGCgtataatacaatacaaattcTATCAGATTCTGTTTAGCTGGTAATTTTTGATCGGTCAGTATCGTATGCAAGTTGCGATATTTAAAACGGATAATTTTTGGTTGTCACCCGGTGGCAGTTTTTATGTGTAGGAGGAACACTAGGAtacgttatatttatttactaatcgTTCAGGTAATCGCCGATATAACTAAAGCATAATTGTCGTATCCAGCTGGACGGCGCGAAGATCGGCATGGGCCCGGGCACGCCGGGCAACGAGGGCGTGCTGGCCAACTTCTTCAACTCTCTGCTGTACAAGAAGACGGGGTCCCCGGCGGGCCGCGCGGACGCGTCgccgggcgcggcggcggcgcgctcgGACGCGGCGGCCGAGCTCGACCGCCTCACGCGGGCCAAGGCGCGCCCGCCCGCCCCGCACGCGCCgcacgcgcccgccgcgccgcccatCGACCTCAACTCCTCCTCCGAGTGCTAGCTGCATACTTACCTGTCTGTACGTATACGAGCCTATTCTCTGACAGGTTTCCTTCCAACCGTCCTGAATAAATTTTacctgttttaataaatttcctCGTCTTTTTAGTTTGATacgaaataatattgaataacacGTTTTCTAAGAATGTTGTACGTGCACGTTTACGAGCGTACACGTATTCGCGAGACTATGGATCGATCAAACGACACAATATGCCATTACTGTCATGAAACTTGAACTATGTAATGAACCCATTCGctgaaacaaaattaacataaagggaaaataattgtattcaCAAATTCATGCAATATTTCCCCGCACATTGCAGGTAGTAGTTAGCGCGGCGGACAGCGCCCGGCCGCCGGCACGCCCGCACGCTTGTACACGCGCGCCACGGTAAGACCGACTAAGAGATTCTTCCAACGTGGCTCTACGCCGCCTGTATTCGGTTCATACTTAACTCTGCGACAGTTACACTGTCACACTCGCAAATCAGGTTGAAAGAACAACGACACAGTACAAGAATATTCTGACGGTATTAAACATCTGCAAAAGTAATAGCAAAACAAGTGAAAATTTGACAGATCTTTTTCATACGATTTGCTATTATACCACTTTTATCCATGAGTCGTGAAGCTAActctcaatattattttctagtaaataaactataattgtTTGAAGTGAAGCTGAGTGATTCAAATTTGAGTTCTATCTACTAGAATATAAGATTGAAAATGCTTAATAAACTGCGCCGCTGTTCTTTAAATGTGACTTGACTGAACGGTTTTCGAAAGATTGACTGTTCTCACTCTTCAATACTgcataataaatagtattatatcttatttcaagtttttaaaatcaaaattttacctGTCCATATTTTCTCTAAGAATCTCTGATGGTCATAGCAAATTTTATTCTGTGGCAGCTTTTGATAGTCAGTCTTTCAAAAACCGTTCTTTATGTCGACAAAAATGTATACTAAGTAATTTTGTAAAGCATTTCTCAATATATCAATGAAGtataacaacaaattgtaaCTGCTATCAATGTCGTAAATATCTCTGTCTCTTTCTATTCAGTCTAGTGCGAGAGAGAAGGAAATATTGTTTTTCGAAATTACTTCGTATATATTGTTTATCGATAAGCCACGGCATTGTGAATCGCCACGGCTCGCCACGGCGATCAGTGATTGTATTATGTAACGACAACttagattttatattaattgtaaaattaactCGAAAGGGTACGGGGCATTTTAGGTCTATTGTTACTGTTGAAAACGTAGGTGTTTTTCGAAGAGATTTATGAACTAGATCGAGTTTAGTATCAGTATAAAATGTAATgatttatcagtattttaataacttatctttgacacaaatatatgtatttcaagGCATTTCTTTACAGTTATAATAAACGCTGTAAGCGATATTCATTTGATTATGTCAGTACTTATTTTTGACGTGCAATTTGCATTGTCATTGTTGAGTTAAATTTGCAATCTTACTCAAAAGTAAGACTTTGTTCTCGACCCGACACAGCTGAGTAAACAGGCCTCCGAATACATTTTC of the Anticarsia gemmatalis isolate Benzon Research Colony breed Stoneville strain chromosome 3, ilAntGemm2 primary, whole genome shotgun sequence genome contains:
- the Dlic gene encoding dynein light intermediate chain — its product is METNGQANGLKSKKKEKEDAKDNLWSAILEEVQNQGNTKLPSNKNVLVLGDNETGKTTLVAKLQGVEDPKKGSALEYAYIDVRDEYRDDQTRLSVWVLDGDPGHTNLLKFALSEETFPHTLVILTVAMTTPWGVLDQLQSWASVLGDHIDKLDLTPEQRLQSKKQQVQKWQRYTEPGDELEPTASSPMKRSSRNLSDDLENGDDDDCPLPEAVLTTNLGLDIVVVATKTDYMSTLEKEHDYRDEHFDFMQQWVRRFCLQYGAALFYTSAKEDKNCDLLYKYLTHRIYGLPFRTPALIVEKDAVLIPAGWDSMKKISILYENMQSCKPDDYYRDVIVQPVIRKSGANREAEVQAEDEQAFLQRQLAALQAGAPAPRADSPLRATQRATAQLDGAKIGMGPGTPGNEGVLANFFNSLLYKKTGSPAGRADASPGAAAARSDAAAELDRLTRAKARPPAPHAPHAPAAPPIDLNSSSEC